The Carassius carassius chromosome 31, fCarCar2.1, whole genome shotgun sequence genome includes a region encoding these proteins:
- the LOC132112057 gene encoding D(1C) dopamine receptor-like, producing MFLEMENGTNHTQDRAHGSQEDGDGQNSVRALLGFVLFLLIVSTLLGNTLVCAAVVKFRHLRSKVTNFFVISLAVSDLFVAVLVMPWEAISAVAGTWLFGRFCGIWIAFDIMCSTASILNLCIISVDRYWAIASPFRYERKMTHRVAFMMIGVAWTLSILISFIPVQLNWHMAEEGDQGAGAGNGTDYSDNCKANLNRTYAISSSLISFYIPVIIMIATYTRIFRIAQTQIRRISSLERAAEHAQSHHQSNDCSNENSLKTTFKKETKVLKTLSIIMGVFVFCWLPFFVLNCMVPFCQCVSDTTFTIFVWFGWANSSLNPVIYAFNADFRKAFSSILGCNKIFPSTTVEAVNFSNELVSYQHDTTLQKEAQPLAVQIPNPRKEPSLSFDKDSVTSNVSRNHKNVLLPNIGQFECDGEISLDTITPFTSTGLMECEGIPGQIINK from the coding sequence CTTCCTTCTCATCGTCTCCACGCTGCTAGGGAATACGCTCGTGTGTGCCGCCGTGGTCAAATTCAGGCACCTCCGCTCCAAAGTGACCAACTTTTTCGTAATTTCTCTGGCCGTTTCTGATCTCTTCGTAGCCGTCCTGGTGATGCCATGGGAGGCGATATCCGCGGTGGCGGGCACTTGGCTCTTCGGCCGGTTTTGCGGCATCTGGATCGCCTTTGACATCATGTGCTCCACCGCGTCCATCCTCAACCTGTGCATCATCAGCGTGGACCGCTACTGGGCCATAGCGAGCCCGTTCCGCTACGAACGCAAGATGACCCACCGGGTGGCTTTCATGATGATCGGAGTGGCGTGGACCCTGTCCATCCTCATCTCTTTTATCCCGGTCCAGCTCAATTGGCACATGGCTGAGGAAGGTGACCAGGGCGCAGGGGCTGGTAACGGCACCGACTACAGCGACAACTGCAAAGCCAATCTGAACCGGACGTATGCCATCTCGTCTTCGCTAATAAGTTTCTACATACCCGTAATCATCATGATCGCCACGTACACGAGGATATTCCGTATTGCGCAAACACAAATCCGCAGGATCTCCTCTTTGGAAAGGGCAGCGGAGCACGCGCAAAGCCACCACCAGTCCAACGACTGCTCCAACGAGAACTCGCTGAAAACCACTTTCAAGAAAGAGACCAAAGTTTTAAAAACACTCTCGATCATTATGGGGGTCTTTGTGTTCTGCTGGCTGCCCTTTTTCGTGCTCAACTGCATGGTGCCCTTCTGCCAGTGCGTGAGTGACACTACCTTCACCATCTTCGTGTGGTTCGGCTGGGCCAATTCCTCCCTCAATCCTGTTATTTATGCGTTTAACGCGGACTTCAGGAAAGCGTTCTCCTCGATTTTGGGTTGCAACAAAATTTTCCCCAGCACCACAGTGGAGGCGGTGAATTTCAGTAACGAGCTGGTGTCGTATCAACACGACACGACGCTTCAGAAGGAAGCGCAACCGCTGGCCGTTCAGATCCCGAACCCTAGAAAAGAGCCCAGTCTTTCGTTTGATAAGGATTCGGTTACCTCGAACGTGTCCCGCAACCACAAAAACGTGCTCTTACCCAACATAGGACAGTTTGAGTGCGACGGGGAGATTTCCCTGGACACTATAACACCATTCACCTCCACCGGTCTCATGGAGTGCGAGGGGATCCCAggccaaattattaataaatga